The genomic stretch TATAATTGGCTTGTgcttttctctttggtttttgttgttgttgttttgtttgtgccAGTGTAGAAAACAACAGAGAAGTGAATGAGAGCTTATTATAGTCATAATGAATATTGTTCAGGGCCCCATCTGAAGCTGAGTGATTTGAATTTTACTTGATGTGACTGTTCTAGGACACTCTATATACATTTGTAAATGTACTGAAACTGGATGGTTGTGAAAAGCTTTTGCTAAAAGATTTCTGTATATACAAAAAAGTAATAGGGCTGAGGGTATAGAGTCCATATTTTAGAATAGCCAAATTAAGCCCAAAACATGTGATTCTGCCACTACTACTGAGCTTTTGTATCTCAGTTGTCTACAGAGGGTATCCAAATTGGCCTTGtgacacaaactttttttttttttttaattttttttttttatttaactttattttatgtgcattagtgtgaaggtgtcagatcccttgggattacagacagttgtgagctgccatatgggtgctgggaattgaaccctggtcctttagaaaagcaggcagggctcttaaccactgagccatctctccagccccgacacAAACTTTTTAGGATGAGACAAGTTGCTTGTGGAGATTGCAGAGGAGATGCGCAAAGGGGAGGGAGGCCCAGCCCCAGGTTTGACCAGGAGGAATAAGAGAGCTCTCTAAGCTGCTTTCTCCTGTTAGGAATTCCCAGCCCTTGGAGAGCTAGGAAGGAGCAAAGTTTCCAATTGCAGCTGGCCTGGCCCCTCCTCCTTGGCTCCTCCTTCTAgggaagggctgaggaagaagggGTGGAAGCAGTGGTGACGGTGACGTGACAGGGGTAGTACTGGCAAGGGGTAGGGAGGGGGACTGCCCCTGGGACAGGCCCAGACTCATGGAACTCCCCTGGAGGAGCAGCAGGTAGGAATCTGGGCCACTTACCCTGCCTGATCCCCTTCGCTTTCTGCTCAGACCTAGACCTACTGCCTGGGCTGCCGATTCAGCTGCCTTCTAGCTTCCTGGTTTCAGGCTCCCTTTTTGTACTCTTGAAGGCCTTTGGTTTAGGAGAGGGAGCCGATTTATGAGTCTGTGGACATCTGAAAGCCAGCTCAGTAAGGACCTTGGAGCTCCAAGCAGCTCTGTCTGCGGCCTATGAGAAGTGACCTTCGTGACTGTCCTGGCATTAGCAGAGCACGTCCCGGCAGCTTGCATGCTCCAGCCACTGACATTCTGATGCTAACAGTCTATCAGCCCGAGGGTGTCTGAGGCTCAGATGCAGTGAGACATTGAGTCTGGGACCAGTAGTGACTGGCACATAGAGGGCACTGGAGAAACAGCCACTCTGATGACTATGATAGCATTCTAGAGGTTCAGATAAGAGTTCTCACACTCAAAGATTCTCTGTAAAAATTTGGGCATCTTCTGACTTGTAATGCATTAGAGAATGGGCAGCTGGTCTGAACTTCAGCTCCATTTCTGACTTTTGCTTGGGCTCTTGAATGGCCAATACCTTTAGGAGCTTGTGGAGACAGGGGCTGGCTGACATGGAGGTGCAGGCTCCACTTACATCTTGTCCTGGCTGTGGCCACCTGGTATGACCCCCACAACCTTACTGTGTTGGATAGGGCAGGGAGAAAGCCTTTAGCCCCGCTACTTACTGTCCCTCCTCGTCCCTCTTTCCATTCTCTGGACTTTAATCACATTAAGCAGGTGCCAGAGGGGCCTATAGTCTGtgcactggggtgggggtggaggggtagGGGTCGGGTACAGCAGTGGAGTGGAGTGTGGGCCCAGCCTTGGGATGTGTGGGGGACAGTAAGGGCCTTGGAAGCAGACTCCTCCTTGGAACCACTCTGTCTTCTACCTTGCCTTCCCTTCCATCCCCAGCTCTGAGTCCTATCCTGTGACCAAGACCACTGAAAACTTGTCAGCCCTCTCTGTCCTGAGCCCCCTCTGCTCTGATATTATCtggctctcctcttctctctgtgtcttttgtctagtcctttctctgtctccctcttcctctttcttttctgtctctttcagttTCTCTGCAGTCTTTTCCTCTGCTCCTTCAgtgtcccaccccaccccaccctgacctacctcagtttcctctttgaggtctctcctcccctcccttcataTGAAGGGTCTTCTCTAAGGGGAACCCTTGTATTTCCCCAGacatcttttccttctctttcaaccctccccttctgctttccttcctaccttcctggTGTGAGGAGGgctcctttttcccttccctgcTGTGGTGTCCTAGCGTCTCTCTCAGTGACCCAGGTCCCCACGGAGTCACCTGGAACACAGGAGGCCCAAGCCTGGCTCTTGTCTCTACTGCCCCCTGTTGTCATTGTGTTCTGTTTGTGGTTGAGTGCTGTCCTCTCTTTCTTGACtttgtggttttttctttttccttccttccttccttccttccttccttccttccttccttccttccttccttctttcctttcttccttcccccttccttcttcttccatgcctcctttactccttttctccttcccttcctttcctatccttccctcctccattcctccctttACTTTTCCCTCTCACCCTCCTTTTCTGTCTGCCCCTCTCTCATCCTTTCcgtcctccccttcctcctccatttcctttcctcttcctttttgtgagccttcccttttctccatcccCACCTACTTTTACCCCCTTGTTCCCACTACCCACCctgcctctcccctccttccctgtctctttctctgtatctcttttcCTGTCTCTTACTGTCTCTCAGGTCCACAGCGTCTCATATTCTACACCAGTATTGCTGTCCTACTCAGGTCCTTGACTCCATGAAGCTTACCCCCTCAGGCAGGCTGGCAGAGAGCAGGTAAGAGCTAGACCTAACCCTCTCCCAATCCTTTCCCCTTCCAAACCAATATGCACTATCATTGCCAgacacccctcacccccacccctgccccatgTCCCTTAGTCCCCTGTATGACTGTGGAGTGGTTGTCTGAATGTGTGCGGAGAGTGTCTTGGGAGATCAGGTCCAGAGACTAAAGAAGACCTTTGGAATCTTTTTCTACTttagtctttttaaaagaaatctatcCCTAGAGGCCTGCCTCCTGTAGCTGGGAGTGGTTGGTCTTGGAATATGTGGCATTTGAAGGATGTTCTGAAGTATGAATAGGAGTTTGCCACTTAGGAGGTAGCTTGTGGAAGGATGTTTAAGTATAGAGAAACCCCTTCCTACATTTTTTGGAGAACGAAATTATTTTCAAGTTAATCAGAAATACTATTTTGCATTTCTGGCTAAAATTCAACAAAAGGAAATATTAACAGCAACATCAAAATAGGGAGGCCCAGCAATATGATGTCTTATACCTTGGTCCCAGTACtcagcagacagatctctgtgagttcaaagtcagtcttatctacacagtaagttcaaggctaactGGGACTACACAATGAGACACtgcctcaataaacaaacaaaactaaa from Meriones unguiculatus strain TT.TT164.6M chromosome X, Bangor_MerUng_6.1, whole genome shotgun sequence encodes the following:
- the Iqsec2 gene encoding IQ motif and SEC7 domain-containing protein 2 isoform X9; this translates as MELPWRSSRSTASHILHQYCCPTQVLDSMKLTPSGRLAESREEEEEEETEEEEEEDAHQFCCPASECSSPSSR